The DNA segment CGACACCGTAGCCTCCATGCTGCTGCGACGGGGCGCCAAGCCAGCCTGGATATTCAGGCTGGGACCCCTATACGATACGACCGTGGCCGCTAGGAGGCTCTTCAAGACTCTCCGCCGGATCGACGAGGTAGGCGCGGTTGACGTCGCTATAATCCTGCCGTTCCCTGAGAGGGGAATCGGCCTCGCCGTCATGAACAGGCTTAGAAAAGCTGCTTCAAGAAGGGTGGAGGCCTAGAGGGGCGTGCTCCACGCTAGCCCCGGGCGACCCGCCTGGCTATATCAACTATCACCCGGGCTACATCCACCGCCGTCCTCCCTAGCACCCTCACCATCGGCTCCTTACCCACCTCACCCTCATCATATATCACTTCAGGCAGCCTGCCGAGGCCCTCGTAGGCCCTCCTAAGCATCCAGGGGAGGGTCCCCCCCTCCCTAGCCTTAACATCAGGAGGCTCAGCACCCCTATCACCCCGGTAGACCTGGAGCCCGAGGTCCTCGGCCGCCCTAACCACCTCCCTCGAATATCTAATGTTGGCTGCAGCCCTGATGTCGGGGTTAATGCTCATTGCAGCGAGGACCAGGCGGGCCATATGCCTGGAGGCCCCGAACTCGGGCTTGCCCTTGAAGACGAGCCTACCCATATACACCCCTATCCTCCCTGGGAACGCAGCAACGTCTAGAGGGGTTCTGGCGTAGGGGTAGGGTATCGCCATGGCCAGGTTCATGAGGACCTCGGGTACGAGGGGGTGAACTACATCCTCGGCCTGCCTAAGCATCTCCCCGGCCTTCTCGAGGTTCTCCAGGACCTCCCACCTCCCCGCGGGTATGGCCTGCCAGGCCACCGGGTTCACAGGGCCGTGGCCACCCCCTATCTCCAGGCCATAGTCCACGGCCATGGTTATGAACTTTTTAGCGACCTCAACAGCCTCCTCCACGCTCCTCCCCTTGGCGAGGCCCGCCGCTATGGCTGCGCTGAATGCACAGCCCGTCCCGTGGGTGGTGGCCTTCTCTATCCTCCTCTCCTTGAAAAGCCTGTAACCCCCCTTATGGTAGAGGACGTCTACCACGTACTCCCCCCTGAGGTGGCCCCCCTTGACGACCGCAGCCTCCGCGCCCATCTCCTCAACTATAATCCTCGCCGCCTCCCTGGCGCTATCGAGGTCTACAACCCTAACCCCGGTGAGGACCTCGGCCTCGGGGGCGTTGGGGGTAACAACGGTTGCACGAGGTATTATGAGCTTCTTCAGAGCCTCCTCCGCCTCGGGCCTCAGAAGCCTGGCCCCGCTCTTGGCGACCATGACGGGGTCAACTACCAG comes from the Aeropyrum camini SY1 = JCM 12091 genome and includes:
- a CDS encoding bifunctional hydroxymethylpyrimidine kinase/phosphomethylpyrimidine kinase; amino-acid sequence: MAPVRRTRIPVALTIAGSDSGGGAGIQADLKTFAVMGVHGTSAITSITAQNTLEVRAIHDVPPEVVKAQVEAVADDLGVDAAKTGMLSNTGIIQAVAEVVDRYGFPLVVDPVMVAKSGARLLRPEAEEALKKLIIPRATVVTPNAPEAEVLTGVRVVDLDSAREAARIIVEEMGAEAAVVKGGHLRGEYVVDVLYHKGGYRLFKERRIEKATTHGTGCAFSAAIAAGLAKGRSVEEAVEVAKKFITMAVDYGLEIGGGHGPVNPVAWQAIPAGRWEVLENLEKAGEMLRQAEDVVHPLVPEVLMNLAMAIPYPYARTPLDVAAFPGRIGVYMGRLVFKGKPEFGASRHMARLVLAAMSINPDIRAAANIRYSREVVRAAEDLGLQVYRGDRGAEPPDVKAREGGTLPWMLRRAYEGLGRLPEVIYDEGEVGKEPMVRVLGRTAVDVARVIVDIARRVARG